A region of Salvia splendens isolate huo1 chromosome 17, SspV2, whole genome shotgun sequence DNA encodes the following proteins:
- the LOC121773454 gene encoding AAA-ATPase At3g50940-like produces MHPLWEMKSMAGNVFSAYASVATSVMLLRSLANDIVPEPVKSFFHKAFSRFFKHLVDRFLGRKPSQMTMVVDEQTGIARNQIYDAAEVYLRTRINPDAERLKVNKSPKQKSITLSMVKDQAVEDEFRGVDLKWQFVLVEADGQKGRFQPEKRWFELTFEKSKKNIVVDEYLPFVLAKAQEIRDDDRAVKLFTRDCPFDDDDDGGNGGGGYWGCVNLDHPATFEKLAMDPDLKLAVIEDLDRFVRRKDYYKKVGKAWKRGYLLYGPPGTGKSSLVAAMANYLKFNVYDLELSNLYSNSELRRMLLCTNNRSIIVIEDIDCSSQFHDRDRDKEIEAEADTDDPSNSNTKLTLSGLLNFIDGLWSTCGDERIIIFTTNHREKLDPALLRPGRMDMHIHMGYCTPAGFDVLALNYLDINDHPVFFPVIKDMIEQFEITPAEIAEHLMRSEDVDLALQGVVDLLKEKKAKQEELNMVESDAKEMKFGRDVVKSGKEKGKKGNFWESVIKFPRQQGKENTNM; encoded by the exons ATGCATCCTCTATGGGAAATGAAGTCGATGGCGGGGAACGTTTTCTCCGCCTACGCTTCGGTGGCGACGTCGGTGATGCTGCTCCGATCCCTCGCAAACGACATCGTTCCGGAGCCGGTGAAGTCCTTCTTCCACAAGGCGTTCAGTCGTTTCTTCAAACACCTGGTGGACAGATTCCTCGGGAGGAAGCCGTCGCAGATGACGATGGTGGTGGACGAGCAGACCGGCATCGCGCGCAACCAAATCTACGACGCCGCCGAGGTCTACCTCCGCACGCGGATCAACCCCGACGCCGAGCGCCTCAAGGTCAACAAATCTCCTAAGCAGAAGAGCATCACGCTCAGCATGGTCAAGGACCAGGCCGTGGAGGACGAATTCCGCGGCGTAGATCTGAAATGGCAGTTCGTCCTCGTCGAGGCGGACGGCCAGAAAGGCAGATTCCAGCCGGAGAAGCGCTGGTTCGAGCTCACCTTTGAGAAATCGAAGAAGAATATCGTCGTGGATGAGTATCTCCCGTTTGTTCTCGCTAAGGCGCAGGAAATTAGGGACGACGATCGGGCGGTGAAGCTATTTACTCGCGATTGCCCCttcgacgacgacgacgacggcggAAACGGCGGCGGCGGATATTGGGGATGCGTTAACCTAGATCATCCGGCGACGTTTGAGAAGCTGGCGATGGATCCGGATTTGAAGCTCGCGGTGATCGAGGATTTGGATAGGTTCGTGAGGAGGAAGGATTATTATAAGAAAGTCGGAAAAGCGTGGAAAAGGGGATACCTATTGTACGGACCGCCGGGAACTGGGAAATCGAGCTTGGTCGCCGCCATGGCTAATTATTTGAAGTTCAATGTGTATGATTTGGAGCTCAGCAATCTCTACTCCAATTCCGAATTGAGGCGAATGCTGCTCTGCACCAATAACCGGTCAATCATCGTGATCGAGGATATCGATTGCAGCTCGCAGTTCCACGATAGGGACCGGGACAAGGAAATAGAGGCCGAGGCCGACACCGACGACCCGTCCAACTCCAACACTAAG TTGACGTTGTCGGGGCTATTGAATTTTATAGATGGATTGTGGTCGACATGTGGAGACGAGAGGATAATCATCTTCACGACTAATCACAGGGAGAAACTAGACCCGGCCTTGTTGAGGCCGGGCAGAATGGATATGCATATCCACATGGGGTACTGCACGCCAGCGGGATTTGATGTGTTGGCACTCAATTATTTGGATATCAATGATCACCCGGTGTTTTTCCCGGTGATCAAAGATATGATTGAACAATTCGAGATCACTCCGGCCGAGATTGCGGAGCACTTGATGAGGAGTGAGGATGTCGACCTTGCTCTTCAAGGAGTGGTTGATttgctcaaggagaagaaggcaaAACAAGAAGAGTTAAATATGGTGGAGAGTGATGCTAAGGAAATGAAATTTGGTAGAGATGTTGTAAAGAGTGGGAAGGAGAAGGGGAAAAAAGGGAATTTCTGGGAATCTGTAATCAAATTTCCGAGACAACAAGGGAAAGAAAATACTAACATGTGA